One Polaribacter sp. KT25b DNA segment encodes these proteins:
- a CDS encoding sulfatase, giving the protein MRKIKLLILVTLIAISFANCSKKQEETAKKINNTNKPNIILFVADDHGLDAIGAYGNPIIKTPNLDQLASEGVKFTNAYCTSASCAASRSVILSGKFGHATGSYGHVHDYHHFSTYETETSLPIIMAESGYETARIGKYHVAPEKVYHFNQVLEADPRNTVEMAENCADILKSDKPFFLYFCTDDPHRGHPFEPEEWDIPNNFGNKKEGYKGVETITYNPEDVLVPSFLPDTKQTREEIAEYYQSVSRIDQGFGKLMKMLNDTGKDKNTIVIYISDNGMAFPGAKTTVHEPGIKLPCIIKDPTKNIKNATNTAMISWVDLTPTILDMAKIEYQKENFHGTSFNSILDKSKVTGWDEIYASHTFHEITMYYPMRVVRSKNYKLIWNIAWRLEYPFASDLWASSTWQSIYKNDIEYFGPKKVQNFLFRPEFELYDLEQDKNELNNLAYKSEFHKVLEDMKTKMKDFQTKTQDPWKIMWNHDATLQGSGVHL; this is encoded by the coding sequence ATGAGAAAAATCAAACTACTTATTTTAGTTACTTTAATAGCAATTTCCTTTGCTAATTGCTCTAAAAAGCAAGAAGAAACAGCTAAAAAAATAAACAATACAAACAAACCCAACATTATTTTATTTGTTGCTGATGATCATGGTTTAGACGCCATTGGTGCTTACGGAAACCCGATTATTAAAACACCGAATTTAGACCAATTAGCATCCGAAGGTGTAAAGTTTACAAATGCTTATTGTACAAGCGCAAGTTGTGCCGCAAGTAGATCTGTAATTCTTTCCGGTAAATTCGGACACGCAACAGGTTCTTATGGTCACGTTCATGATTATCATCATTTTAGTACGTATGAAACAGAAACTTCATTGCCAATAATTATGGCAGAATCTGGGTATGAAACGGCACGAATTGGTAAATATCATGTAGCTCCAGAAAAAGTCTATCATTTTAATCAGGTATTAGAAGCAGACCCAAGAAACACCGTAGAAATGGCAGAAAATTGTGCAGATATTTTAAAGTCTGACAAACCATTTTTCTTATATTTCTGTACAGATGACCCACATAGAGGACATCCTTTTGAACCAGAAGAATGGGATATTCCAAACAATTTTGGAAATAAAAAAGAAGGCTATAAAGGTGTAGAAACAATAACATATAATCCAGAAGATGTTTTGGTTCCGTCGTTTTTACCAGACACAAAACAAACAAGAGAAGAAATTGCAGAATACTACCAAAGTGTTTCTAGAATTGATCAAGGTTTTGGAAAATTAATGAAAATGCTTAATGATACTGGTAAAGACAAAAACACAATTGTTATTTATATCTCTGATAACGGAATGGCTTTTCCTGGCGCAAAAACTACGGTTCATGAACCAGGCATTAAATTACCTTGTATTATAAAAGACCCTACAAAAAATATAAAAAATGCTACTAATACAGCAATGATTTCTTGGGTAGATTTAACACCTACAATTTTAGATATGGCAAAAATTGAGTATCAAAAAGAAAACTTTCATGGTACATCTTTTAATTCTATTTTAGATAAAAGCAAAGTTACTGGTTGGGATGAAATTTATGCTTCTCATACTTTTCACGAAATTACAATGTATTACCCAATGCGAGTTGTAAGAAGTAAAAACTATAAACTTATTTGGAATATTGCTTGGCGATTAGAATACCCTTTTGCATCAGATTTATGGGCTTCTTCTACGTGGCAAAGTATTTACAAAAACGATATTGAATATTTTGGTCCTAAAAAAGTACAAAATTTTCTTTTTAGACCAGAATTTGAATTATATGATTTAGAACAAGATAAAAATGAATTAAATAATCTCGCATATAAATCAGAATTTCACAAGGTTTTAGAAGATATGAAAACCAAAATGAAAGATTTTCAAACAAAAACTCAAGATCCTTGGAAAATAATGTGGAATCATGATGCAACTTTACAAGGAAGTGGTGTTCATTTATAA
- a CDS encoding hybrid sensor histidine kinase/response regulator transcription factor encodes MIRKFNILFLLLHLSIHTIYAQESKLTFAKKITISNGLAHNGVSSVFEDSNGFLWIGTYEGLNKYDGIKLTTYKNAIDLDILTSNRVRSISEDKNKNLLIGTDEGLTIYNTERETFFKAYTNKDSNDEENGPIIRKILISKKNSLIYCLTEGNGVLVFDATYKLVKKIFTSTKYSSNLMFYKALELENGNIIFSSSEGLFLYKVSSDNKIEKILSSEITASNFIVKIDATNFLSTLNNGLAVFSLNKNNEFILKKKIFINDNFNSIKLDSKGNLWLGTLNDGILQIENFTSALKNDFKEPFKEKRFTDNLNRLRISRIISSSNNNIWVGTFDEGLYQFNIKENPFKTYKNNEKNINKVLTTGVNFMSKYDKNRVFIVTISGNLNLFNTKTNTFDTLPFKLPKNFKIGGVFVDSKKNIWLKVNEIDGLYIVRNKNNTLEKITHKSLENSDGFLFRSFSEDKEGNIWIGTSNNVYKITVDKNTIIKNIESLNSNPFFKKNKLKTIRYIYADHLKEYIWIGSGHGFFRLENKKNVALKNQIAEKYTTNKEKKNSISSNFVTSIIRLPNEELWISTENGGICRVLENGTSLEFIPYTEKEGLSNNAAKNILYDNEHGLWIPTNIGLNKFDLKSKQFRKFNLADGLPFEDFWFTSEKLENGVLLFSGLNTFSYFNPQEISKSEELPNTYLSNFKVFNKLIKSGDTLNNRVLLNENISKQERIVLNYDENVFSFELISLHFSNPKNHTIKYKLSKVNKDWIILPSNENIIRYSGLQPDKYEFTYMASNSLNEWSAPKKLFITITPPFWKTYWAYFGYFVLLVLFIYAIVFSITKIQSLHHKVTIEKLELDSIKELNESKLRYFSNISHEIKTPITLITNPIETLTERYKNNLDVSEKLGLVKRQLKKIKQLVDQVQDFRRADANMLKMHYSRFNFNKFIDQLVKDFDFLAKKDQKTFSYSSKEKNIIVSADKDKIEKIINNLISNAFKYTRANDTINIDFRSNEKDLTITVSDSGMGIDEEDLEHVFERFYQSQSIQKEHISGSGIGLAFTKKLVEMHYGYIKAESKINKGTTITIQLPIVKIQIEEDEIIDEVIELPEEKEIKIDKQFIKQEILSDIKVSGDFSDTLIFYAEDNLEMRNYVSDILSKYFKIKVFRNGQECLDALEDEWPDIVISDVQMPVLNGLDLCISIKSNLKTSHIPVILLTALSNIEDHVRGIRDGADAYIKKPFNVQRLVTNVEALLINRKQLRERFQVGIPLTKENNKNNRNDNAFLEKLYSIIEENLDNQDFDINSLSRELYLNRTHFYQKVKELTNQTPFEILKTYRLKKAAQLLAQEKLPVNEVFLMTGFKNRHHFSKTFKKMYNVSPSKFAEEKSEEHTS; translated from the coding sequence ATGATAAGAAAGTTTAATATATTGTTTCTGCTTTTACACCTAAGCATACACACTATTTATGCTCAAGAATCTAAACTAACATTTGCAAAAAAAATAACAATATCAAATGGTTTAGCTCATAATGGTGTTTCTTCTGTTTTTGAAGATTCTAACGGGTTTTTATGGATTGGAACATATGAAGGTCTTAACAAATATGACGGCATAAAACTAACTACTTATAAAAATGCTATTGACTTAGACATTTTAACAAGCAATAGAGTAAGATCTATTTCTGAAGATAAAAACAAAAACCTACTAATTGGCACAGACGAAGGTTTAACAATTTATAACACCGAACGAGAAACTTTTTTTAAAGCATACACTAATAAGGACTCAAATGACGAAGAAAATGGCCCAATTATTAGAAAAATCCTTATTAGTAAAAAAAACAGTTTAATTTATTGTCTTACAGAAGGAAATGGTGTTTTAGTTTTTGATGCAACTTATAAATTAGTAAAAAAAATATTTACTTCAACCAAGTATTCTAGCAATCTAATGTTTTACAAAGCATTAGAATTAGAAAATGGAAACATTATTTTTTCAAGCTCAGAAGGTCTTTTTCTTTACAAAGTTTCTTCGGATAATAAAATTGAAAAAATTCTCTCGTCAGAAATCACAGCTTCTAATTTTATTGTAAAAATCGATGCTACAAATTTTCTATCAACTCTTAATAATGGTCTTGCTGTTTTTTCTTTAAATAAAAACAATGAGTTTATATTAAAGAAAAAAATCTTTATCAATGATAATTTTAATAGCATAAAATTAGATTCTAAAGGAAATTTATGGCTAGGAACATTAAATGATGGAATTCTTCAAATAGAAAACTTTACATCTGCTTTAAAGAATGATTTTAAAGAACCTTTTAAAGAGAAAAGATTTACCGATAATTTAAATAGATTAAGAATTAGCCGCATTATTTCTTCATCTAATAATAATATTTGGGTGGGTACTTTTGATGAAGGTCTATATCAATTCAACATCAAAGAAAACCCTTTTAAAACATATAAAAACAATGAAAAAAACATAAATAAAGTTTTAACCACTGGAGTTAATTTTATGTCTAAATATGATAAAAACAGAGTTTTTATCGTTACTATATCTGGAAATCTAAATTTATTTAATACAAAAACAAATACATTTGATACTTTACCTTTTAAACTACCAAAAAACTTTAAAATTGGAGGAGTTTTTGTTGATAGTAAAAAAAATATATGGTTAAAAGTTAATGAAATTGATGGCTTATATATTGTTAGAAATAAAAATAACACCCTCGAAAAAATAACACATAAAAGTTTAGAAAATTCTGACGGATTCTTATTTAGATCTTTTTCTGAAGACAAAGAAGGAAATATTTGGATAGGTACAAGTAATAATGTCTATAAAATTACAGTTGATAAAAACACTATTATTAAAAATATTGAGTCTTTAAATTCTAATCCTTTTTTTAAAAAAAATAAATTAAAAACTATTAGATATATTTATGCAGATCATCTAAAAGAGTATATTTGGATTGGTTCTGGTCATGGTTTTTTTAGATTAGAAAACAAAAAAAATGTTGCTTTAAAAAATCAAATTGCAGAAAAATACACTACTAATAAAGAAAAGAAAAACTCGATTTCTAGCAATTTTGTAACATCAATAATTCGTTTACCAAATGAAGAACTTTGGATTTCTACCGAAAACGGCGGAATTTGTAGAGTTCTAGAAAACGGAACTTCCTTAGAATTTATTCCTTATACAGAAAAAGAAGGTTTATCTAATAACGCAGCAAAAAATATTTTATACGATAATGAACATGGCCTTTGGATTCCTACCAACATCGGACTTAATAAATTTGATTTAAAAAGTAAGCAATTTAGAAAATTTAATTTAGCAGATGGTTTACCTTTTGAAGACTTTTGGTTTACATCAGAAAAATTAGAAAATGGGGTTTTATTATTTTCTGGCCTAAATACATTTAGCTATTTTAATCCGCAAGAAATTAGTAAAAGTGAAGAATTGCCAAATACCTATTTAAGCAATTTTAAAGTTTTTAATAAACTTATAAAATCTGGTGACACTTTAAACAATAGAGTGTTACTTAATGAAAACATTTCTAAACAAGAAAGAATAGTTTTAAATTATGATGAAAATGTTTTTTCTTTTGAGCTGATTAGTCTTCATTTTTCAAACCCCAAAAACCATACAATTAAATACAAATTATCTAAAGTAAATAAAGATTGGATTATATTACCATCTAACGAAAACATTATTAGATATAGTGGTTTACAACCAGATAAATATGAGTTTACGTATATGGCTTCTAACTCTTTAAATGAATGGTCTGCGCCTAAAAAGTTATTTATTACAATTACGCCTCCTTTCTGGAAAACCTATTGGGCATATTTTGGGTATTTTGTTTTACTTGTTTTATTTATTTATGCTATTGTGTTTTCAATTACTAAAATTCAATCTTTACATCATAAAGTAACTATAGAAAAGCTAGAATTAGATAGTATAAAAGAATTAAATGAGTCTAAACTACGCTATTTTTCTAATATTTCGCATGAAATAAAAACTCCAATAACACTCATAACTAATCCAATTGAGACGCTTACCGAAAGATATAAAAATAATTTAGATGTTTCTGAAAAACTTGGATTAGTAAAAAGACAATTAAAAAAAATTAAGCAATTAGTAGATCAAGTTCAAGATTTTAGAAGAGCAGATGCTAATATGCTTAAAATGCATTATTCTAGATTTAACTTTAATAAATTTATAGATCAACTCGTTAAAGATTTTGACTTTTTAGCTAAAAAAGATCAAAAAACATTTAGTTATTCATCAAAAGAGAAAAACATAATTGTATCTGCTGATAAAGATAAAATTGAGAAAATTATAAACAACTTAATTAGTAATGCTTTTAAATACACCAGAGCAAACGATACAATAAACATTGATTTTAGAAGCAATGAAAAAGATTTAACGATTACTGTTTCAGATTCTGGAATGGGAATTGACGAAGAAGATTTAGAACATGTTTTCGAACGCTTTTATCAATCGCAATCTATACAAAAAGAACATATTTCTGGTTCAGGAATTGGTTTGGCTTTTACTAAAAAGTTAGTAGAAATGCATTATGGCTACATAAAAGCAGAAAGTAAAATTAATAAAGGTACAACCATTACAATTCAATTACCAATTGTAAAAATACAAATTGAAGAAGATGAAATTATCGATGAAGTAATTGAACTTCCAGAAGAAAAAGAGATTAAAATTGATAAACAATTTATTAAACAAGAAATATTATCAGACATAAAAGTAAGTGGTGATTTTTCTGATACACTAATTTTTTATGCAGAAGATAATCTAGAAATGAGAAATTACGTCTCAGATATTTTATCAAAATACTTTAAAATTAAAGTTTTTAGAAATGGCCAAGAATGTTTAGATGCACTTGAAGATGAGTGGCCAGATATTGTTATTAGTGATGTTCAAATGCCAGTTTTAAACGGTTTAGATTTATGCATTAGTATTAAATCTAACTTAAAAACTAGCCATATTCCTGTTATTCTTTTAACCGCTTTATCTAATATAGAAGATCATGTTAGAGGTATAAGAGACGGTGCAGATGCTTACATTAAAAAGCCTTTTAATGTGCAACGTTTAGTAACAAATGTCGAAGCTTTGTTAATTAATAGAAAACAATTAAGAGAACGGTTTCAAGTTGGTATTCCTTTAACAAAAGAGAATAATAAAAATAACAGAAACGATAATGCTTTCTTAGAAAAGTTATACAGTATTATAGAAGAAAACTTAGACAATCAAGATTTTGATATCAATAGCCTTTCAAGAGAATTGTATTTAAACAGAACACATTTTTATCAAAAAGTAAAAGAATTAACCAATCAAACACCTTTTGAAATTTTAAAAACTTATCGTTTAAAAAAAGCTGCACAATTATTAGCACAAGAAAAATTACCTGTAAATGAAGTTTTTTTAATGACAGGGTTTAAAAACAGACATCATTTTTCTAAAACTTTTAAAAAAATGTATAATGTTTCGCCAAGTAAATTTGCAGAAGAAAAAAGTGAAGAACATACTTCTTAA
- a CDS encoding T9SS type A sorting domain-containing protein, whose product MKTTKMCFTFLLIMNSLQLFSQIDNESNFYTSISNANYNKDLVEDFAVDNSFSTDDSSILQNAIDVIAANGGGILTIPAGNYSFGNINLKSNVHLDIHKNVFIRSFYEIPFDEKLKNYAIFKLGDSTNPIQNVTISSSSGGNFTVDLTHNNNPNVAVVNCGKVSNFIIANFNILDTYTKFSAVIFGGDEYNGEYIFPKNGIVKNIDIKNAHYGYGTVQTQSAENILFKNLSGTGGATLRLETGFTGLNNLQGSNLPTGVKRIGGIDKIVARNIYNTNGNSALMISPHALHNGTVDAEEIHSVSSGFAVRIEAGFVSDKYDQDISLSDGTFEHVKVKSVTATYGENAEIKAKHFNHYPSEITPPTKLANYLIEDETKIYVGASIATVLAETNYNCKNNVKIVLVEAPIEGTGFLYQENIIPAEFLTTDCTALSTDEQHLNENLVEISPNPASNSIFINHLKKNKNINIYSLSGQLIKSIKTSYNSSLKLDVSNLISGIYFIKIVSENNSITKKIIIK is encoded by the coding sequence ATGAAAACTACTAAAATGTGTTTTACGTTTCTTTTGATCATGAATTCATTGCAATTGTTTTCTCAAATAGATAATGAATCTAATTTTTACACTTCAATTAGTAACGCTAACTACAATAAAGATTTAGTAGAAGACTTTGCGGTAGATAATAGTTTTTCTACAGATGATAGTTCAATTTTACAAAATGCCATAGATGTTATAGCTGCAAACGGTGGTGGAATTTTAACTATTCCGGCTGGAAATTATTCATTTGGCAATATTAATTTAAAATCTAATGTTCATTTAGATATTCATAAAAATGTTTTTATTAGGTCTTTTTATGAAATTCCTTTTGATGAAAAACTTAAAAACTATGCAATTTTTAAACTAGGAGACTCAACAAATCCTATCCAAAACGTAACAATTTCAAGCTCTTCTGGAGGTAACTTTACAGTCGATTTAACACATAATAACAACCCAAATGTTGCAGTAGTAAATTGCGGTAAAGTTTCAAATTTTATTATAGCTAATTTTAATATTTTAGATACATACACTAAATTTTCGGCAGTAATTTTTGGTGGAGATGAGTATAATGGAGAATATATATTTCCAAAAAATGGAATCGTTAAAAACATCGACATAAAAAATGCTCATTATGGTTATGGAACTGTACAAACCCAATCTGCAGAAAATATTTTATTCAAAAATTTATCAGGAACTGGTGGCGCAACTTTAAGGTTAGAAACAGGTTTTACTGGTTTAAACAATCTACAAGGATCAAATTTACCTACAGGTGTAAAACGAATTGGCGGAATTGATAAAATAGTTGCTAGAAATATTTATAACACTAATGGCAATTCTGCATTAATGATTTCTCCACATGCATTACATAATGGTACAGTAGATGCAGAAGAAATTCATAGTGTTAGTTCTGGTTTTGCAGTTAGAATAGAAGCTGGTTTTGTTTCGGACAAATACGATCAAGATATTAGTTTATCAGATGGTACTTTTGAACATGTAAAGGTAAAAAGCGTTACTGCCACTTATGGAGAAAATGCAGAAATAAAAGCAAAACATTTTAATCATTATCCATCAGAAATTACTCCTCCAACAAAATTAGCTAATTATCTTATTGAAGATGAAACTAAGATTTATGTTGGTGCTTCTATAGCAACTGTGTTAGCAGAAACAAATTATAATTGTAAAAATAATGTAAAAATAGTTCTTGTAGAAGCACCTATTGAAGGAACTGGTTTTTTATATCAAGAAAACATAATTCCTGCAGAATTTTTAACTACAGATTGCACTGCTTTATCTACTGATGAACAACATTTAAATGAAAATTTAGTTGAAATTTCCCCAAATCCTGCTTCAAATTCAATTTTTATAAATCACCTTAAAAAAAATAAAAACATAAATATTTACTCACTTTCTGGACAACTTATTAAATCGATAAAAACAAGCTACAATTCATCTTTAAAACTAGATGTTTCAAATTTAATATCAGGAATATACTTTATAAAAATCGTATCAGAAAATAATTCTATAACAAAGAAAATAATAATTAAATGA
- a CDS encoding T9SS type A sorting domain-containing protein, with the protein MRKEILKKGLLLTIALFAFQINAQKFTFSTGLEGWSTNYGNNGTVEHAPTEGTANDGALKLIRATDNANFGIKPTPGVDASVKKYIKIKYKNSTTATVLRIGGKNDETTPIKTNSGGTIDINISPSLDEYVITYIDMSIYDLWKGELTDFSIAVRKNVANEASGSAFYLDEIEFLETAPAVTYSEFIQNPSFDGPSGITHISGVKDFASRVITSTEKHDGDQSLKTTFSTDASAPYWAFSDYVKTYTTKYPVDSDIQIKMWAKTNRTNPITISARVKLFDGGEETATKPIANVTTTNTNGEWEELTFDIKNVEEFDGIVFWFGINYVEGEATNLLAGDIVYLDQMTANITEATLKLDNNILDRVSIYPNPVVYGKLNINTVNGGEISLFNILGAKVLTSKAVTKNHSLDTSNLKSGVYLLNVVSNGKSYTQKIIIK; encoded by the coding sequence ATGAGAAAAGAAATACTTAAAAAAGGATTGCTACTAACCATTGCTTTATTTGCTTTTCAAATAAATGCTCAAAAATTTACGTTTAGTACTGGATTAGAAGGTTGGAGTACAAATTATGGAAATAACGGAACCGTAGAACATGCACCTACAGAAGGTACGGCAAATGATGGTGCATTAAAATTAATAAGAGCTACAGATAATGCCAACTTTGGTATAAAACCAACACCTGGTGTAGATGCTTCTGTTAAAAAATATATTAAAATAAAATATAAAAACTCTACTACTGCTACAGTCTTAAGAATTGGTGGTAAAAATGATGAAACTACTCCAATAAAAACAAACTCTGGTGGTACAATAGACATTAATATTTCTCCTAGTTTAGATGAATATGTTATTACTTATATTGATATGAGTATTTACGATCTTTGGAAAGGAGAATTAACAGATTTTAGTATAGCTGTTAGAAAAAATGTTGCTAATGAAGCGTCTGGATCTGCTTTTTACTTAGATGAAATAGAGTTTCTAGAAACTGCACCTGCAGTAACTTATTCAGAGTTTATACAAAACCCTAGTTTTGATGGACCTTCTGGAATTACTCATATAAGTGGAGTAAAAGATTTTGCATCAAGAGTAATTACATCAACAGAAAAACACGATGGAGACCAAAGTTTGAAAACAACATTCTCTACGGATGCAAGTGCTCCTTACTGGGCTTTTAGCGACTATGTAAAAACATACACAACAAAGTATCCTGTAGATTCTGATATTCAAATAAAAATGTGGGCAAAAACGAATAGAACTAATCCTATTACGATATCTGCTAGAGTAAAACTTTTTGATGGTGGTGAAGAAACTGCAACCAAACCAATTGCAAATGTAACTACAACTAATACTAATGGAGAATGGGAAGAATTAACTTTTGATATTAAAAACGTTGAAGAGTTTGATGGAATTGTATTTTGGTTTGGAATAAATTATGTAGAAGGTGAAGCTACAAATTTATTAGCAGGAGACATTGTTTATTTAGACCAAATGACTGCAAATATAACAGAAGCTACACTAAAATTAGATAACAATATTTTAGATAGAGTTAGCATTTATCCAAACCCTGTTGTTTATGGGAAACTAAATATTAATACTGTAAATGGTGGTGAAATTTCTTTATTTAATATTTTAGGAGCAAAAGTATTAACAAGTAAAGCAGTTACTAAAAATCATTCTTTAGATACTTCAAATTTAAAATCTGGCGTTTATTTATTAAACGTTGTTTCGAATGGAAAGTCTTACACACAAAAAATAATTATCAAGTAA